From Coffea arabica cultivar ET-39 chromosome 10e, Coffea Arabica ET-39 HiFi, whole genome shotgun sequence, one genomic window encodes:
- the LOC113713032 gene encoding dammarenediol 12-hydroxylase-like, whose protein sequence is MMMEFQHLLLLLWFLIPILYLFLHKFILRKKSQISKPNLAAEKPRLPPGRSGWPLVGETLDFFSRANQGCLHKFVADRRKKYSSNIFRTSLIGFPVAIFCDAEGNKFLFSNENKLFKHWLPSAFDKLFPKSNNKLNTNHSKSLRKLLAFILKGDVLREYVGEMDEVMKQHLQTDWNCERVKVSDVARKFVLKLECHIFLGIENQGKIDKLLKGIEEVTDGMHAVPFDVPGSAFRRAIKASKLMREEFEEMIRQRKIECLDSSSGKDFISHALQATDDNGQLFNEADIASHLLGALQAAYGTLHHTITNIMMYLTEHPDVYSLVLREQKEIARLKKSKDRLSWEDLRKMKYSWNVACEALRLKSPALGGFKEAITDADYGGYTIPQGWMMHWNAHEPRILS, encoded by the exons ATGATGATGGAATTTCAGCATCTCCTTCTGCTTCTTTGGTTTCTAATTCCAATCCTATATCTGTTTCTTCACAagtttattttgagaaaaaaatctcaaatttcaaaACCCAACTTAGCTGCTGAAAAGCCAAGGCTACCGCCAGGAAGATCAGGCTGGCCTCTTGTAGGCGAAACATTGGATTTTTTCTCCAGAGCTAACCAAGGTTGCCTTCATAAGTTTGTAGCAGATAGGAGGAAGAAATATTCCTCCAATATTTTCAGGACATCATTGATTGGATTCCCTGTGGCCATCTTCTGCGATGCTGAGGGCAACAAATTTCTGTTCTCCAACGAGAATAAGCTTTTCAAGCATTGGTTGCCGAGCGCATTTGACAAACTCTTTCCCAAGTCAAATAACAAGCTCAACACTAACCACTCAAAATCACTGCGTAAACTCCTGGCGTTCATTCTTAAGGGCGATGTGCTTCGAGAGTACGTTGGCGAAATGGATGAAGTAATGAAACAGCATCTGCAAACAGATTGGAATTGCGAAAGAGTAAAGGTTAGTGATGTTGCAAGAAAGTTTGTATTGAAGTTGGAATGTCATATATTCTTAGGAATCGAGAATCAAGGAAAGATTGATAAACTTCTAAAGGGTATAGAGGAGGTAACGGATGGTATGCATGCAGTACCCTTTGATGTTCCAGGATCAGCTTTCCGTCGCGCCATTAAAGCATCAAAGCTGATGCGGGAAGAGTTTGAGGAAATGATCAGGCAAAGAAAGATTGAGTGCCTGGATTCATCATCAGGAAAAGACTTCATATCGCACGCTCTTCAAGCTACAGATGACAATGGACAGTTGTTTAATGAAGCAGACATTGCTAGCCATTTATTAGGTGCGCTTCAGGCTGCCTATGGAACCTTACACCACACAATCACCAACATCATGATGTATCTAACAGAGCATCCAGATGTTTACAGCTTGGTCTTAAGAG AGCAAAAAGAAATTGCACGTCTAAAGAAATCAAAAGACAGACTCAGTTGGGAGGATCTAAGGAAGATGAAGTATTCATGGAATGTTGCATGTGAAGCTCTGAGACTGAAATCACCAGCACTCGGGGGATTCAAAGAGGCCATTACTGATGCAGACTATGGAGGATATACAATCCCTCAAGGATGGATG ATGCACTGGAATGCACATGAACCCAGAATACTTTCCTAA
- the LOC113713030 gene encoding dammarenediol 12-hydroxylase encodes MELSQIFLLILSLVLFVYLCICKLSLRDKSLVAISKFAFKNPRLPPGRTGWPLVGETLEYFSKIQQGVLEKFVTERRNKYSSKIFRTSLIGYPMAILCDAEGNKFLFSNENKFVKHWWPSTIDKLFPKSNNKPNTEHTKALHKLLTFILKKDVLRAYVGVMDAIMKQHLQIYAECKLVKIGDMAKTYIFKLACITFLGIDNQGKIDELEKGIEEIATGLHSMPLNFPGTALNRAIKTSKLMREEFESMIRQRKIDLSVHSSSSAKDFVSHMLLATDDGGQFYSEADIACILVGLLQGSYTTVHNTITNIMMYLTEFPDVYNSVLREQKEIADLKEPNNILCWDDLKKMKYSWQVACEVLRLKPPVHGAFKEAITDFNYAGYTIPKGWKIHWIAHATHKNPEYFPDPDKFDPSRFQGDGPAAYTFVPFGGGAHMCPGTEYARLAILIFLHNVVNKYRWEKQIPDEKVLHYPYPRPAHGLPVHLYPHKP; translated from the exons ATGGAATTATCACAGatttttttgcttattttgtCGCTGGTTCTTTTTGTATATCTGTGTATTTGTAAGCTCAGTCTGAGAGATAAATCTCTTGTTGCAATCAGCAAATTTGCTTTTAAAAACCCCAGGCTTCCACCAGGCAGAACAGGCTGGCCTCTTGTAGGTGAAACTTTGGAGTATTTCTCCAAAATTCAACAGGGTGTCCTTGAAAAGTTTGTAACAGAGCGGAGGAACAAGTACTCCTCCAAGATTTTCAGGACATCATTGATAGGTTACCCCATGGCTATCTTATGTGATGCTGAGGGAAACAAATTTCTGTTCTCTAATGAGAATAAATTTGTCAAGCATTGGTGGCCAAGCACAATTGACAAGCTCTTTCCCAAGTCAAATAATAAGCCTAACACTGAGCACACAAAAGCGTTGCATAAACTCCTGACTTTCATTCTCAAGAAAGATGTTTTACGAGCATATGTTGGTGTCATGGATGCAATAATGAAGCAGCATTTGCAGATCTATGCCGAGTGCAAACTAGTGAAGATTGGTGATATGGCGAAAACGTACATATTCAAATTGGCATGCATTACATTCTTAGGCATCGACAATCAGGGAAAGATTGATGAGCTTGAAAAGGGTATAGAAGAGATAGCAACTGGTCTTCATTCAATGCCCTTAAATTTTCCAGGAACAGCTTTGAATCGTGCCATCAAAACATCGAAGCTGATGCGGGAAGAGTTTGAGTCAATGATTAGGCAAAGAAAGATTGATCTTTCGGTGCATAGTTCATCTTCAGCAAAGGACTTCGTGTCACACATGCTTTTAGCAACAGATGATGGTGGCCAGTTTTACAGCGAAGCCGACATAGCTTGCATTTTAGTAGGTTTATTGCAAGGTTCCTACACAACCGTTCACAACACAATTACTAACATCATGATGTATCTTACAGAGTTTCCTGATGTTTATAACTCGGTCCTACGAG AGCAAAAAGAAATTGCAGATCTAAAGGAGCCAAATAACATATTATGTTGGGATGATTTGAAGAAGATGAAGTATTCATGGCAAGTTGCATGCGAAGTTTTGAGACTAAAACCACCAGTACATGGGGCATTCAAAGAAGCTATCACTGACTTCAACTATGCAGGATATACAATTCCAAAAGGATGGAAG ATTCATTGGATCGCACACGCCACACACAAAAACCCTGAATACTTTCCTGACCCTGATAAGTTTGATCCATCAAGATTTCAAGGTGATGGTCCAGCTGCTTACACTTTTGTCCCATTTGGGGGTGGAGCACATATGTGCCCTGGAACCGAGTATGCAAGACTTGCAATACTCATTTTTCTGCATAATGTGGTGAACAAGTATAGATGGGAAAAACAAATTCCTGATGAGAAAGTACTACATTATCCATACCCAAGACCGGCTCATGGACTTCCAGTTCACCTTTATCCTCACAAGCCTTAA